From one Anomalospiza imberbis isolate Cuckoo-Finch-1a 21T00152 chromosome 25, ASM3175350v1, whole genome shotgun sequence genomic stretch:
- the FAM167B gene encoding protein FAM167B, with translation MAFSQLKFKELGEEEPTWEEETLESVKALAAKLKLQTRRPSYLEWEARVRGQRWGTPGGTWGAEQSPGHPQERQDGGVCGFATTEAALEWLRTELREMQALDQRLAQQLMRLRARLHRLKVEQACHQHKEMLDDATFGLEGCEEDSDLLCTIPPKAAFLLSTPLKHIGVTRMNINSRRFSLC, from the exons GGAGGAGACCCTGGAGAGCGTGAAGGCGCTGGCGGCCAAGCTGAAGCTGCAGACGCGCCGACCCTCGTACCTGGAGTGGGAGGCCCGGGTGAGGGGGCAGCGCTGGGGCACCCccgggggcacctggggggcagagcagagccccgGGCACCCCCAGGAGCGGCAGGACGGTGGCGTTTGTGGCTTTGCCACCACGGAGGCGGCTCTGGAGTGGCTCAGGACGGAGCTG cGGGAGATGCAGGCCCTGGACCAGCGGCTGGCGCAGCAGCTGATGCGGCTGCGGGCGCGGCTGCACCGGCTGAAGGTGGAGCAGGCCTGCCACCAGCACAAGGAGATGCTGGACGACGCCACCTTCGGCCTCGAGGGCTGCGAGGAAGACTCGGATCTGCTGTGCACCATCCCCCCCAAGGCCGCCTTCCTGCTCTCCACGCCGCTCAAGCACATCGGCGTCACCCGCATGAACATCAACTCCCGCCGCTTCTCCCTGTGCTGA